One Panicum virgatum strain AP13 chromosome 9K, P.virgatum_v5, whole genome shotgun sequence genomic region harbors:
- the LOC120650796 gene encoding uncharacterized protein At1g03900-like, with amino-acid sequence MSSLVEEEEAFEHTLLVVREVSVYKIPPRTTSGGYKCGEWLQSDKIWSGRLRVVSCGDRCEIRLEDPATGELFAACFVLPGQRESAVETVLDSSRYFVLRIEDGRGKHAFVGLGFNERNEAFDFNVALSDHEKYVKREQEKETAGEESGGGEIDIHPAVNRRLKEGETIRITVKNKPSTGSGMLSSAGLSGGATAKPKTGILLAPPPGAAGKLRSPLPPPPNDPAAARMNSGHNTGIGPPKETTKRNNDPFSDLSAIKQNLPSSGESGQTKSTGAGWAAF; translated from the exons ATGTCGTCgttggtggaggaggaggaggccttcGAGCACACGCTGCTGGTGGTGCGCGAGGTGTCGGTGTACAAGATCCCGCCGCGCACCACCAGCGGCGGCTACAAGTGCGGCGAGTGGCTGCAGTCGGACAAGATCTGGTCCGGCCGCCTCCGCGTGGTGTCCTGCGGCGACCGCTGCGAGATCCGGCTCGAGGACCCGGCCACGGGGGAGCTCTTCGCCGCATGCTTCGTGCTGCCCGGCCAGCGGGAGAGCGCCGTCGAGACCGTGCTCGACTCCTCCCGCTACTTCGTGCTCCGCATCGAGGACGGTAGGGGGAAGCACGCCTTCGTCGGGCTCGGTTTCAACGAGCGCAACGAGGCGTTCGACTTCAATGTCGCGCTGTCGGACCACGAGAAGTACGTCAAGAGGGAGCAAGAGAAGGAGACTGCCGGcgaggagagcggcggcggcgagattgATATACACCCCGCCGTCAATCGCCGGCTCAAG GAAGGTGAAACCATTAGGATAACTGTAAAAAACAAGCCATCAACTGGAAGCGGCATGCTTTCATCTGCTGGTTTATCTGGAGGAGCCACTGCAAAACCAAAGACAGGCATACTCCTTGCGCCGCCACCAGGAGCAGCCGGAAAGCTTAGGTCTCCTCTTCCACCGCCACCTAATGACCCTGCAGCTGCCAGGATGAATTCTGGACATAACACAGGAATCGGGCCCCCAAAAGAAACAACCAAGAGAAATAATGATCCATTTTCGGATCTTTCTGCTATAAAG CAAAACCTACCTTCATCGGGCGAATCTGGGCAAACAAAGAGCACAGGAGCTGGATGGGCAGCATTCTGA
- the LOC120650795 gene encoding serine/threonine-protein kinase tricornered-like, with protein sequence MYRLTPLVGIIVGAIDSFLLLVVMDSARSWFTKLQTREKSIGKKKELPPNGKESGDDAPSSATKQRVAAAKLYIEKHYKEQMKHLQDRKERRCSLEKKLADADVSEEVNNILKQFEKKETEYMRLQRHKMSVDDFDLLTMIGKGAFGEVRVCKEKSTGNVYAMKKLKKSEMLRRGQVEHVRAERNLLAEVDHHCIVKLYCSFQDSEYLYLIMEYLPGGDMMTLLMRKDTLTEDEARFYVGETVLAIEAIHKHNYIHRDIKPDNLLLDKYGHLRLSDFGLCKPLDYSNFPDLNEKDVTPTKSSTQDGKQQSMPKRSQQEQLEHWQKNRRTLAYSTVGTPDYIAPEVLLKKGYGMECDWWSLGAIMYEMLVGYPPFYSDEPMTTCRKIVNWRTHLKFPEEARLTADAKDLISKLLCNVDQRLGTKGAEEIKEHSWFSELQWDKLYETEAAYLPQVTDELDTQNFEKFEESSDSVQCLAKAGPWRKMLSSKDLNFVGYTYKNFELVNDHDVPGMAELKKKEKAKRPSVKSLFDSPEGEEKNNQEQGSEQQRDEAAAEGSMGKPAVEPELTRTLSSAST encoded by the exons ATGTATAGGCTTACACCATTAGTTGGGATCATAGTGGGAGCAATCGATTCCTTTCTTCTCTTAGTTGTAATGGATTCAGCGAGGAGCTGGTTCACCAAGCTCCAAACGAGGGAGAAATCCATTGGCAAGAAGAAGGAATTGCCTCCCAATGGCAAGGAATCAGGTGATGATGCACCATCCAGCGCAACCAAGCAGAGGGTTGCCGCTGCCAAGCTTTACATTGAGAAACACTACAAGGAGCAAATGAAGCATCTGCAGGACAGGAAAGAAAG ACGGTGTAGTCTAGAAAAGAAATTAGCAGATGCCGATGTGTCTGAGGAGGTGAACAACATCTTGAAGCAATTTGAGAAGAAAGAGACAGAGTACATGCGTTTGCAAAGGCATAAAATGAGCGTTGATGATTTTGACTTGTTAACAATGATAGGCAAGGGAGCATTTGGTGAG GTCAGAGTCTGCAAAGAGAAGTCCACAGGAAATGTTTATGCAATGAAGAAGCTTAAAAAGTCGGAAATGCTTCGTCGAGGTCAG GTTGAGCATGTCAGAGCTGAAAGAAATCTTCTTGCTGAAGTGGATCACCATTGTATTGTCAAACTATACTGCTCGTTCCAGGATAGTGAGTATCTGTACCTGATCATGGAGTACCTCCCCGGAGGTGACATGATGACACTGCTCATGAGGAAAGACACACTGACTGAAGATGAGGCTAGGTTCTATGTTGGTGAGACAGTTCTTGCGATCGAAGCGATCCACAAGCACAACTACATCCATAG AGATATCAAGCCTGATAACCTACTACTGGATAAGTATGGTCACTTGAGACTGTCAGATTTTGGGTTATGCAAACCGCTAGACTATTCCAACTTCCCAGATCTGAATGAAAAGGATGTTACACCTACAAAATCATCAACACAAGATGGGAAACAACAGTCGATGCCAAAGCGCTCGCAGCAAGAACAGTTGGAGCACTGGCAAAAGAATAGAAGAACTTTG GCATATTCAACTGTTGGTACACCGGACTACATTGCTCCAGAAGTTCTTCTGAAGAAAGGGTATGGGATGGAGTGTGATTG GTGGTCTCTTGGTGCTATCATGTATGAGATGCTAGTGGGCTATCCTCCATTTTATTCAGATGAGCCTATGACAACTTGTAGAAAG ATAGTGAACTGGAGAACACATTTGAAGTTTCCTGAAGAAGCGAGACTAACAGCGGATGCAAAAGATCTTATAAGTAAACTACTATGCAATGTCGATCAACGCCTCGGTACAAAAGGGGCAGAGGAAATAAAG GAGCACTCCTGGTTTAGCGAATTACAATGGGATAAACTATACGAAACGGAAGCTGCATATCTGCCTCAAGTAACAGATGAGTTGGACACGCAGAACTTTGAGAAATTTGAAGAG TCCTCGGATAGTGTCCAGTGTTTAGCAAAGGCGGGCCCTTGGAGAAAG ATGCTTTCTTCAAAGGATTTGAATTTCGTGGGTTACACCTACAAGAACTTTGAACTTGTGAACGATCATGATGTCCCTGGCATGG CTGAgctgaagaagaaggagaaggcaaAGAGACCAAGCGTCAAGTCTCTCTTCG ATTCGCCTGAAGGGGAGGAGAAGAACAACCAGGAGCAGGGCTCGGAGCAGCAGCgcgacgaggccgccgccgaAGGAAGCATGGGGAAACCGGCGGTGGAGCCCGAGCTGACTAGAACCCTCAGCTCAGCGTCCACATGA